Proteins from one Pontibacter korlensis genomic window:
- a CDS encoding diphthine--ammonia ligase — protein MEKKSVFNWSGGKDSSLCLYQVLQQKEYKVEKLLTTLSGATQRVSMHGVREELLELQAQNIGLPLQKIYLPEQASMRAYNELMEQTMRPLQRQGIEHALFGDINLQDLRSYREQQLQQVEMQAAFPLWGRSTSELVHEFINLGFKAVVVCVNERLLDESFVGRLLDTSFLEDLPEGVDPAGENGEFHTFVFDGPIFREPVKYKLGEKVRKSYGQAANQNDNCFKKEDQPVYDTAFWFCDLLPA, from the coding sequence TTGGAGAAGAAAAGCGTTTTTAACTGGAGTGGAGGCAAAGATTCTTCGCTGTGCCTGTACCAGGTGCTACAGCAGAAAGAGTACAAGGTAGAAAAGCTATTGACCACCTTGAGCGGCGCCACACAGCGCGTAAGCATGCATGGAGTGCGCGAAGAACTGCTGGAGTTACAGGCACAAAACATAGGTTTACCGCTACAGAAGATTTATTTGCCTGAACAGGCAAGTATGCGTGCTTATAACGAGTTGATGGAGCAAACCATGAGGCCACTCCAACGGCAGGGTATCGAGCATGCCCTTTTTGGTGACATCAACCTGCAAGACCTGCGCAGCTACCGCGAGCAGCAACTACAACAGGTGGAGATGCAGGCAGCCTTCCCCCTTTGGGGCCGCTCCACTTCAGAGCTGGTGCACGAGTTTATAAACCTTGGGTTCAAAGCTGTAGTGGTATGCGTTAACGAGCGTTTGCTGGACGAGAGCTTTGTTGGTCGCCTGCTGGATACTTCTTTTCTTGAGGATCTACCAGAAGGTGTAGACCCTGCAGGTGAGAATGGAGAGTTCCATACTTTCGTTTTTGATGGCCCTATTTTCAGGGAGCCGGTTAAGTATAAACTGGGGGAAAAAGTACGCAAAAGCTATGGCCAAGCAGCAAACCAAAATGACAATTGCTTTAAGAAAGAAGACCAGCCTGTTTACGACACAGCCTTTTGGTTTTGTGACCTGCTACCGGCCTAG
- the pepE gene encoding dipeptidase PepE encodes MSRNLLLISTSTTHGTGYLEHAEEETKALLEGKKSILFIPYARPGGISHKDYTARAREAFEKWGINVSGAHEYDEPAKAVKEAEAVFIGGGNTFVLLRQLYQQKLVEPLRERVQQGMPYMGTSAGTNVAGRTIGTTNDMPIVHVKTFNALELVPFNINPHFLDPEPNSTHMGETRDTRIAEFHHHNRQPVVGLREGSMLRVQGDKIRLVGPHTARVFLQAEKPMEFKTTDDLNFLLEVY; translated from the coding sequence ATGAGCAGAAATTTACTTTTGATTAGTACCTCTACCACCCATGGCACCGGTTACCTGGAGCATGCAGAGGAGGAGACAAAGGCCTTGCTAGAGGGCAAGAAGAGCATCTTGTTTATACCTTATGCCCGCCCGGGAGGTATTTCGCATAAAGATTACACTGCCAGGGCGCGCGAGGCTTTCGAGAAATGGGGCATTAACGTAAGCGGTGCACACGAGTACGACGAGCCGGCAAAAGCAGTAAAGGAGGCAGAGGCAGTTTTTATTGGCGGAGGCAACACTTTTGTGCTCTTGCGCCAGTTATACCAACAAAAGCTGGTGGAGCCACTGCGGGAGCGTGTACAGCAAGGTATGCCCTACATGGGTACCAGTGCAGGCACGAACGTAGCAGGCCGTACCATTGGCACAACCAACGACATGCCTATTGTGCATGTAAAAACCTTCAATGCACTTGAGTTAGTCCCATTCAACATCAACCCACATTTCCTGGATCCAGAGCCGAACTCTACGCACATGGGCGAGACCCGCGATACACGCATCGCTGAGTTTCATCACCATAACCGTCAGCCGGTAGTAGGCCTGCGGGAGGGCAGCATGCTGCGCGTGCAGGGTGATAAGATTAGACTGGTGGGGCCACATACAGCACGCGTTTTCCTGCAGGCTGAGAAGCCTATGGAGTTTAAAACAACCGATGATCTAAACTTCCTGCTGGAAGTATATTAG
- a CDS encoding MBL fold metallo-hydrolase codes for MEANASRNKTGKRQTFTAAPRLWGLKTVFVNLYFAANPDGSWVLVDAGVPGSAHKIREATAELFGPDSRPSAILLTHGHFDHIGAVKELAEEWDVPVYAHPMEMPYLTGQSSYPPPDPTVGGGAMAYMSFAYPKKPINIKNRLELLPSDGSVPVLEGWRWIHTPGHSPGHVSFFREEDRTLIVGDAFVTRDGESALAVMTEKREVHGPPAYFTSDWGSAHHSVEALCDLEPEIAAAGHGKPMRGQELRQQLERLVQDFWLVAVPKTGRYVHEPAVVDEFGVVSVPPPASNPVPKVLVVAGAVALAGLAWAAWGKRGGNHKGNGYNKKSRQQYTQRPYSHNRALHSVPPTIDPDHDDPNEHTNNYP; via the coding sequence ATGGAGGCTAACGCATCGCGAAATAAAACCGGGAAACGACAGACATTTACCGCCGCACCCAGGCTATGGGGGCTTAAGACCGTCTTCGTGAACTTATACTTTGCAGCTAACCCAGATGGCTCCTGGGTGTTGGTAGATGCAGGTGTACCTGGCTCTGCGCACAAGATAAGGGAAGCAACGGCAGAATTATTTGGTCCGGACAGCAGACCGAGCGCCATCCTGCTTACCCACGGCCACTTTGACCACATAGGTGCTGTAAAAGAACTTGCCGAAGAGTGGGATGTGCCAGTATATGCTCACCCAATGGAGATGCCGTACCTGACCGGCCAGTCAAGCTATCCTCCACCAGACCCAACAGTGGGCGGCGGTGCTATGGCGTACATGTCTTTTGCCTATCCTAAGAAACCCATCAACATTAAAAACCGCCTGGAGTTACTTCCTTCTGACGGAAGTGTTCCTGTACTGGAAGGGTGGCGCTGGATACATACACCGGGTCATAGCCCAGGGCACGTATCCTTTTTCAGGGAGGAAGACAGGACTTTGATTGTAGGTGATGCTTTTGTAACGCGCGACGGCGAGTCGGCTCTGGCAGTCATGACAGAGAAGCGTGAAGTACATGGCCCACCAGCTTATTTTACATCAGACTGGGGTTCTGCTCATCACTCTGTTGAGGCTCTCTGCGACCTTGAACCAGAAATAGCAGCTGCCGGCCATGGCAAACCGATGCGTGGGCAGGAGCTACGGCAGCAGCTCGAGCGTCTGGTACAGGACTTTTGGTTGGTTGCAGTACCTAAAACCGGACGCTACGTGCACGAGCCAGCCGTGGTAGATGAGTTTGGAGTGGTTTCAGTACCACCTCCTGCTAGCAACCCGGTACCCAAAGTGTTAGTAGTAGCTGGCGCTGTTGCACTGGCTGGTCTGGCATGGGCAGCCTGGGGCAAGCGCGGCGGCAACCATAAAGGCAATGGGTACAATAAGAAGTCACGCCAGCAGTATACACAGCGGCCTTATTCGCACAACCGGGCACTGCATAGCGTACCTCCAACCATAGACCCTGACCACGATGACCCAAATGAGCACACAAATAATTACCCATAA